Genomic segment of Pacificitalea manganoxidans:
GGCCAACTCGCCACCCGACATCGTTTCGACGTCATCGACGAACTGCGCGACCAGCTTACCGGCGGGGGACTCGGACGCGTAATGGGTCTGAATCCGCAACTCCGCCGCGGACGCGATCCCGGCCATGCCGCACATCGCAACGGCGGGCATGATTGCACAGGCTTTCCACCTTACTTTCTTCATGACTTTCCTCCCTGATCCAACCTTCGCGGAGGTCCGCAAAGATTTGTGTTGCGTGTATTGCAACAGTTGCATATATAGCAACTTAATGACTTTGCGTCAACGGGTCGGGGTGTCCGGTCTGGGGTCGCAGCGTTGAGGATTGATTGGTCAAATCCGAAGCTGTAATTAAAGATCTGGCCGGAACTGAGAGTTTGGGAAAATTATGGGCACAGAAAATCTGAGTCATTTGGGAAGAGCGTTCGCCGTTCTGGAATCCCTCGTGGAGCCAAAAAGCTCCGCTGAAATTTCCCGAGAACTCGATGTCAATAGGAGCACGGCGCTGCGTTTGCTTCGAGAGTTGGAGGCCATAGGATACGTTCGGCGGGAGCCCGACAATCTAATGTTTGCACTCGATGCCAATCGGATTCGAAAGCTATACGCGGGGCGAGAAATAGACCCGGCAAACTGGCGAGATAAGTTCGATACCTTTCTTAAGACTATACGCGATGAGTTTGGTGAAGCGGCTATTTTAGGCGTGCCGGCCAATAATTCGATGGTCTATGCATCCTATCTCGATTCCAATAACGTCGTCGCGGTTCGTGAACAAATTGGCACGGTGCGGTCGATGCATTGCTCTGCATTAGGGCAGGCGTATCTATCGACGATGGATGAGCCGAAATTGACCGAGCTGCTGAAGGATATTTCATATCTTGAGGGCACCTCGCGCGCGCCGCAAAATGAAAAAGAGTTGCGTGAACGTCTCGTGGCGATACGCGAACGTGGATATGCCATCGACAACGAAGAAACTTTCGAAGGCGGTATGTGCGTGGCGGTGCCAGCCAAGGTGGAGGGTAAGGTCATCGGCTCTCTCGGGCTGTCGGGGCCAGCTTCGCGGATGGTAAAGAAAGCGGAGGAGGCCGGCGCCCGGCTGATGGAGTTCGTGAGCGCTCACTAAGGTTTCAACATTAGGGGCGCAGAACGCACCGGCCAAGGATCTGTCCCTGCGACAGCGATTGAAGCGCATCATTGACGTCATCAAGGGCATATCGGTCGGTTACGGCGGAAACGATGCGCTCATTCGCGGCCAATTCGATGACCGCCGCCAGATCGTCGCGGCTGCCGCCCCGCGTTCCGAGAATGGTCATCTGCGACCGCGACATGTCCTTGGGGGAAACTGTGATGCTGTCTTCGCCATAGCCGACGAAGACATATCGCCCGTTTCGATCCAGAAGCTGGCGACCCAACGCAAATGTCGCTGCGTTACCAACGAAGTCCAGCACGCAATCGGCCAGCCCGGCATCGGACGGCGGACTTGTGTCAGCGTCCACAACGCTGGTGCGAACGCCAGAGGCGAGCGTCTGGGCCCAGTCCAGCTTGGCCTGCACCCTGTCCAGCGCGAGGGTTTCGGCGCCTGCCAGGGCAACAAACTGTAGGGCATAGGCCGCGACACCGCCGACGCCGATCATGGCCACTCGCTGTCCCGGCAATATCTGGGCGCGGTCCACTGCGTGATAAGCCGTCAGCGCCCCGTCGCATAGGACCGCGCCGTCCTCCCATGAAACAGACCGAGGTAAATGAACCAGCTGCGCGGCGGGCACGCATACATATTCTGCATATCCACCCGAAAAGCCATCGATGCCAATGACCCCCATTAAATCGGGGTCCATTTGATCGCGGTGTTTTTGACCGGCCCGAGCAAGAGGTGAAACAAAGATATAGGGAAGAACGCGATCACCCACGGCAAAGTCATTGACGTTGGGGCCGAGTTTTACGACCTCTCCGGTAAATTCGTGACCCATAATGAATGGGAGCTTCGGAGCATAGCCGGATCCTTTGCATAGTTTTAAATCCGTTCCATCGATGCCGCAGGCACGAACGCGGATAAGAACCTCGTCATCTCCGGGATGCGGAGTTGGTGCATCAATGATGGAAAGCGGTTTTCCAAACTGTGTTAAGGCAGCGGCTTTCATTATGACCCTCCGGAGGATGCGCAGATGATGTGATTACTGATTGCAGACCAGTCCTACGAACCGCTCGTAATGCTGCATATGGGTGCCTACCGCGTGGCGTGGGGCGGGCCATGAAAACAGATCCCATGCGACGGGAATATTTCTATTTTTGTATAGCCGCCCGATTTCGTCAAAATCTACTTTCCCTTCAGTTGGCGGAAAATGCACCTCGGATGACAGGAAGTCGGTGTCGGAGTAATGCAGCAGATTGGTGGCAGCGATCACCCCCGGCGTAAGGAGCGACGTCAGATCCTCTTTCAACGCGACCCCGAAATGCGCAAAATCAAAACATATCCCGGCCCCCGCTGCGACGAGGGAGGCGCCAAGGTCTTCGATCGCGCGGTGCGTCAGGGCGAACGTGAAAGGGTGCAGCTCGCAGGTTAGTTCGGGAGGAGTGCTCAGGCCCGACTTGTCCCGAGCGGCGTTGATGACGTCGGCCAGGGTTTCGCACGCAGACCCGATTTCAGACGGATTATCGACGATGCCATCCCAAAACAGGACGCGCGGTGCACCCATGGCATGCGCCCACCGCATGTGACGGGCAAGACCATCGATGGTCGCCTGCCTGTCATCCCGGTTGCCATACGGCTGGAAAGACGGGTCACCGGCGACGTTCAATGTTGAGACGATCAGGCCTTGGTCCCGGATCAGCTGTCCAGTCGCGGCGGCATGCGCCTCCAGCACGGGCACGTTCGGAAAACCCGCGCCCAGATGGCTGCCATGCACCTCCATCGCCTGAAAGCCCAGATCGCGATTGAGTTTCACCGCCGTTTCGACATCGTCCCGGATCGCCAGCAATGTCGAGCCAATAGTCACTCCAGCATCGGTCGTCATCTTTCTCCCCCCTTTCACGCATGTAGTGTAGCGGCGCAGCGGCCCTGTGCCGTGCCCCGCCCAATTTGATTAACCGGCCAGCCCGATCATTGCACGGGCCTCAGCGGGGGTCGCGATGTCCCGGCCAAGGTCGCGCGCGATGCGAACAATTTTCTCGACAAGCTCTGCGTTCGACTTGGCGTATTCGCCGGGCGTAAGGAACGGATTGTCTTCCATCCCGACACGGACATGGCCGCCCAAGCTGATCGCGGTCGACAGCACGCTCCACTGTGCTTCGGGGTCCATCACGCTGGTGTTCCAAGTGAACCCGTCGGGGCAGTGATCTGCCATATAGGTCATGGCTTGCACGGTCGGGGGCGTCCAGCATCCGCCTTTCCAGCCAAGGAAGAAGGTCACCCAAGGGTTGTCTTCCAGCAGGCCTTCTTCCTGCATGCGCATGGCGTTCCAGATGCCACCATACTGGAAAGCTTCGATTTCCATTTTGACGTTATTCTTGCGGGTTTCGCGGCAGTAGTCGCGCAGTTCGTCCCGCGAATGGATGGCATATAGTTCAACCGGGTTGGGGTCATTTTCGTAATCGAAGCATTCGTCATGCGCGTTAAAGCAGGTGGACAGCATTTCGGGCTGCTGGGCCTCGATCAACTTCATGCGCTGGTCGAACCGCCCGTTGGCGATGCCATACTGGATGATGGCGTCCACTTCGGAGGTGATCCCTTCGCGCAGAACGCCCCAGCCGGGGATGTCGAGGTCGGACATCTTGGTTCCGTCGTCCCGCAGCTTCTCGTCTACGGTGTAGGGGCCGTGCAGGTGGCAGATACTTGCCCCGGCATTGACCGACCGGACATATTCCTCAGCGACAGCCGGGATGCCCTTTGGGGTCGGGTTGTTGGGGTTGCTGGGATACGACATGGTCGAATCGCAAGTGACGGTGATGACTAGCTTTTCCATTTCAGCTCCGTTGTTGGGTGTGCGGAATGAGGTGTCAGATGGGTGCGGCGGAAGCGGCTGATTGGGCGCTCCCGAAATGCCGGCGAAACGTATCGAGTGACGCGTGGAAGCCGTCTGCGAAGCTGCCGCCGTCGGGGCGGTAGACGCTTTCTAGAGAGACATATCCCTCGTATCCCTTGGCGCGCAGGCCCTGAGCGAGCGGGGCAAGGTAGGGGGCCATGTCCCCGTGGCCTATTTCGCAGTGCTGGATGCGGGCCCCGGCGATATCGAGCCGCATGTCCTTGATATGGACATGACCGATATGGCGTGCGTCGAGGCTGTCGAGGCCCTCCGGCGCAGGACGTTCGGAGTAGAACAAACAATTGGCAGGATCCCAGAGGATCGCGATATTGTCGGCGTCGAGCGCATCAATCAGGCGGCGCCCCAGCGTGGCCGAACTGATGGCCGAATTCAGGCCGGTTTCCAGAACGAGTGTGGTTGGGCCCGCAAGGGCGCTTGCGGCTTGGATCATCTCCAGAAGCTGATCCCACAGGGCCGTGTTGACGTTCCATGCCTCCGCGCCGCCACCGCCAAACAGAAACATCTCCTTGCGGAAGTTCATCACGCGCACCGTCGGGCAGTCGCATGCGGCAGCAAACTCAAGGCAGGCTTTCAGCTTGTCCAGTTCTGCCGACAGCTTTGCGGGGTCTTGGATGAGGTCGTCGATCGCGCAGTTGTGGAAGGTGTGCCCGGTGACGCAAGCGACCGGCAATCCGAAATTTGCCAGATGTCGCCGGGCATCCTGAACTTCGGCGGGCGAAAGCGCATGGATCTGCTTGCCGCCGATGTGCTGCAGTTCGACAGCTTGCAGACCGGCCTTGGCGGCGACGGATAGCGCCTGCGCAAGATCTGGGCAAAGTCCATCGGTGATGACGCTGAGCTTCACCTTGTTCACCACTCGACCGTGGCGCCTGATATGCCCTCGATCACCTTGGTGACGGCCCAGTTGTCTTCTTCAGGGAATTTCGCGGCGCCCGACTTGAACAATTCATGCGCTGCGGATGCGACGAAGAGGGGGGAGCCGACGCTGTGGCTGACCCGCAGGCTGATGCTGAGGTCTTTGTTCATCGTGTGGACGGAGCTTCCGGTGCCCGTGAACTTCCGGTCCATCACCCATTCGGTTGCCTGACGCAGAAGCGGGCTGCCGACCCAACCGGATGTGAAGACGTCGTAAATGACTTGCCCCTTCACGCCGGCCTTCGCGCCGAGCGCCAGCGCTTCAAATAGCCCAGCAAGCGTGCTGCCAATAAGCGCCTGAAGCGCAGCTTTGACGCTTTGGCCCGCGCCGATCTCTTCGCCGACATGGTGGATCGTCCCGCCCACGGCATCGAGCAGCGGCTTATGCGCGTCAAACACGGTTTGTTTTGCGGCGGCCATAAGCACCAATGTGCCCGCAGATGCGCCGATCAACCCGCCGGTGACAGGGGTGTCGATGATCTCCACGCCCTTGGCGATGCAGGATTTTTCGATTGCGCGGATCTCATCGGGAATGATGGTGGAGGAAATGATGATCGTGGAGCCAGCGGACATGGTGTTCAGCAGCCCGTGTTCGCCGCTGATCACGCTTTCGACCTGTGCGCCGTCCATCACCATGACAAAGGCCACATCGACCTGTGCGCCGATGTCAGCGGCACTGGAGGCGATCGTGCCGCCCTTTGCACGAAGCGCGTCCAGCTGGGCCTGACGCAGATCGAAGCCGACAACGTCAAAGCCTTCGCGCAACAGGCAGCACGCCATGGCAAAACCCATGTCGCCCAAACCGATGAAGCCAACCTTCTTTTTGTCAGGCACTGGTAGTTCCTCCTCAACTCCGGTGTTGTTGCTCAATGCGCAACATGATGCATAATGCGCAACGCGTTAAATCTGTCAATAATGAGAAGCGGAAATTCCGGAATAAAAACTGAAATGGATTTTTACCGTTATCCACGCCCTTCAGATCCGGTGAAACGACCCGGATTAAAATAGACAGGATAGGTATTTTCTGCTCTACGGTCGGTAGGTCAGGGCATCATTTCGACGCCTGCGCAGACGCTTAAAGCCTGGCCAGTGATCATTTTTCCGAATGGCGAAGCCAGATACAGCGCCATATTTGCGATATCCTGCATTTCGACAGTGGATTGAAGGCAGCTGAATTCGACGACTTCCGCCCTCATTTCTTCGAATGTAATTCCGCGTTCTTTCGCTCGGGTCGACCAAACCGTTCTGAACCGGTCACCGTTGACGTGGCCCGGCAAGATCGCGTTCACGCGTATGCCCTTTGCCCCAAGTTCAAGAGCGAGGCTGCGGGTAAATCCCACCACGCCCCATTTCGCGGTCGCGTAGGCGGAGCGGTTGCGAAAGGCGAGGCGGCCCGCCACGGAGCTTAGGTTGATTATCGCACCGCCGCTTGCAGGCATCAGCTTCACGGCTTCCTGCGCACAACTGAATTGCGCAACATTGTTGATCGCGAATGTGCTTTCGACGGCGGCAATCGACAGATCCTCGATCGGTCCGATCGGCCCTGCGACGCCCGCATTGTTAATAAGGACGTCAACACCGCCCAGTTCCGCGCTGGCTGCGTTGAACATGTCGCGGATCGCGCTGGTGTCCGACACGTCGCAAACGGTGCCCCGAAGCGCTGGGTTCGCCGCCAGCGCATCGGCAAGCGCATCGGCGGACAGGTCGCTTATGAATACCTGCGCGCCCGCGTCGGCAAATGACTGGGCGACC
This window contains:
- a CDS encoding IclR family transcriptional regulator, producing the protein MFALDANRIRKLYAGREIDPANWRDKFDTFLKTIRDEFGEAAILGVPANNSMVYASYLDSNNVVAVREQIGTVRSMHCSALGQAYLSTMDEPKLTELLKDISYLEGTSRAPQNEKELRERLVAIRERGYAIDNEETFEGGMCVAVPAKVEGKVIGSLGLSGPASRMVKKAEEAGARLMEFVSAH
- a CDS encoding alcohol dehydrogenase catalytic domain-containing protein — its product is MKAAALTQFGKPLSIIDAPTPHPGDDEVLIRVRACGIDGTDLKLCKGSGYAPKLPFIMGHEFTGEVVKLGPNVNDFAVGDRVLPYIFVSPLARAGQKHRDQMDPDLMGVIGIDGFSGGYAEYVCVPAAQLVHLPRSVSWEDGAVLCDGALTAYHAVDRAQILPGQRVAMIGVGGVAAYALQFVALAGAETLALDRVQAKLDWAQTLASGVRTSVVDADTSPPSDAGLADCVLDFVGNAATFALGRQLLDRNGRYVFVGYGEDSITVSPKDMSRSQMTILGTRGGSRDDLAAVIELAANERIVSAVTDRYALDDVNDALQSLSQGQILGRCVLRP
- a CDS encoding sugar phosphate isomerase/epimerase family protein; the encoded protein is MTTDAGVTIGSTLLAIRDDVETAVKLNRDLGFQAMEVHGSHLGAGFPNVPVLEAHAAATGQLIRDQGLIVSTLNVAGDPSFQPYGNRDDRQATIDGLARHMRWAHAMGAPRVLFWDGIVDNPSEIGSACETLADVINAARDKSGLSTPPELTCELHPFTFALTHRAIEDLGASLVAAGAGICFDFAHFGVALKEDLTSLLTPGVIAATNLLHYSDTDFLSSEVHFPPTEGKVDFDEIGRLYKNRNIPVAWDLFSWPAPRHAVGTHMQHYERFVGLVCNQ
- a CDS encoding BKACE family enzyme, which encodes MEKLVITVTCDSTMSYPSNPNNPTPKGIPAVAEEYVRSVNAGASICHLHGPYTVDEKLRDDGTKMSDLDIPGWGVLREGITSEVDAIIQYGIANGRFDQRMKLIEAQQPEMLSTCFNAHDECFDYENDPNPVELYAIHSRDELRDYCRETRKNNVKMEIEAFQYGGIWNAMRMQEEGLLEDNPWVTFFLGWKGGCWTPPTVQAMTYMADHCPDGFTWNTSVMDPEAQWSVLSTAISLGGHVRVGMEDNPFLTPGEYAKSNAELVEKIVRIARDLGRDIATPAEARAMIGLAG
- a CDS encoding sugar phosphate isomerase/epimerase family protein, encoding MNKVKLSVITDGLCPDLAQALSVAAKAGLQAVELQHIGGKQIHALSPAEVQDARRHLANFGLPVACVTGHTFHNCAIDDLIQDPAKLSAELDKLKACLEFAAACDCPTVRVMNFRKEMFLFGGGGAEAWNVNTALWDQLLEMIQAASALAGPTTLVLETGLNSAISSATLGRRLIDALDADNIAILWDPANCLFYSERPAPEGLDSLDARHIGHVHIKDMRLDIAGARIQHCEIGHGDMAPYLAPLAQGLRAKGYEGYVSLESVYRPDGGSFADGFHASLDTFRRHFGSAQSAASAAPI
- a CDS encoding NAD(P)-dependent oxidoreductase; this encodes MPDKKKVGFIGLGDMGFAMACCLLREGFDVVGFDLRQAQLDALRAKGGTIASSAADIGAQVDVAFVMVMDGAQVESVISGEHGLLNTMSAGSTIIISSTIIPDEIRAIEKSCIAKGVEIIDTPVTGGLIGASAGTLVLMAAAKQTVFDAHKPLLDAVGGTIHHVGEEIGAGQSVKAALQALIGSTLAGLFEALALGAKAGVKGQVIYDVFTSGWVGSPLLRQATEWVMDRKFTGTGSSVHTMNKDLSISLRVSHSVGSPLFVASAAHELFKSGAAKFPEEDNWAVTKVIEGISGATVEW
- a CDS encoding SDR family oxidoreductase — translated: MSLQACPVDRLPVTLKGYRVVITGAASGIGLVVAQSFADAGAQVFISDLSADALADALAANPALRGTVCDVSDTSAIRDMFNAASAELGGVDVLINNAGVAGPIGPIEDLSIAAVESTFAINNVAQFSCAQEAVKLMPASGGAIINLSSVAGRLAFRNRSAYATAKWGVVGFTRSLALELGAKGIRVNAILPGHVNGDRFRTVWSTRAKERGITFEEMRAEVVEFSCLQSTVEMQDIANMALYLASPFGKMITGQALSVCAGVEMMP